In the Bacteroidota bacterium genome, one interval contains:
- a CDS encoding methyltransferase domain-containing protein, whose amino-acid sequence MSKVDKNRFKEGHYIGLPADFNDLFVKTRVDLLKQIPGFFDKEKTLVDVGCGNGNTVFLLSEYFNKCYGIDIFEENKKLFEEIKKERNCDNCEIILMNVEDEKTNLKFDRLVCFEVIEHLKKEESVKKLFDMLKPGGKIAITVPHKWWIFETHGAKLPLLSWNRVPFFSWLPKPLHERWSNARIYTKKRIVNLLKDSGFEVKEAKLMTAPLDVLKESKFKNFMLKTVFKGQLTKNPFLATNVFVYAEKSD is encoded by the coding sequence ATGTCAAAGGTTGATAAAAACAGATTTAAAGAAGGTCATTACATCGGTTTACCTGCTGATTTTAATGACCTATTTGTCAAAACGAGAGTTGATTTGCTTAAGCAAATTCCGGGATTTTTTGATAAAGAAAAAACTCTTGTTGACGTAGGTTGCGGAAATGGAAATACTGTTTTTCTTCTTTCCGAGTATTTTAATAAATGCTATGGCATTGACATCTTTGAGGAAAACAAAAAGCTTTTTGAAGAAATAAAGAAAGAAAGAAATTGCGATAATTGTGAAATAATTTTAATGAATGTTGAAGATGAAAAAACTAATCTCAAATTTGACAGATTAGTTTGCTTTGAAGTTATAGAGCATTTAAAAAAAGAAGAAAGCGTAAAAAAACTATTTGACATGCTAAAGCCCGGTGGTAAAATTGCAATTACAGTTCCTCATAAATGGTGGATATTTGAAACTCACGGAGCGAAGCTCCCGCTTTTATCGTGGAACAGAGTTCCATTTTTTTCATGGTTGCCAAAGCCTTTGCATGAACGTTGGTCAAATGCAAGAATTTATACAAAAAAAAGAATAGTTAATCTTTTAAAAGATTCAGGTTTTGAAGTGAAAGAGGCTAAACTAATGACTGCACCATTGGATGTTTTAAAAGAAAGTAAATTCAAGAATTTTATGCTAAAAACAGTATTTAAAGGACAGTTAACAAAAAATCCTTTTCTCGCTACAAACGTTTTTGTTTATGCTGAAAAATCTGATTAA
- a CDS encoding PKD domain-containing protein, protein MLKNKLPLFFLVFFFMYFNSAFAIKRPIQNSTFIENKGQIIDQFGKNRNDIKYLLSSNSFSVHLKTNSFSYEFQKKINNGSSNDIKKTSYEYHRIDIELLNCNVQPEIIPVGKNKEYFNYYNVESKPNGITHVNTYKKIIYKNIYPNIDLMFYSKHENDNYIFKYDFIIHHGGDINLIKVKYNGMDNISLDDSSNLEIKTRFGIIQEQIPICYTESNETINIKFSLSKNIVSYKSKKNIYLQTLYIDPIVKRVWGTYFGGSRNDVTSGLAVDSNSNAIICGTTISSSNIATSGSHQDTFGGFRDAFVAKFDSTGTLLWATYIGGIYEDRAYDITTDYDDDIYMTGWSLSSTNIASNGAYQSSLAGGRDAFIIKLYSNGTRAWGTYLGGNSFDEGAGIMSDLSKNIFVVGWTESTSNLATSGAYQTTYGGGSKDAFISKSDSSGNLIWCTYYGGNDYERARKTCIDDSNNLFIVGQTGSSSSITTSGSHQPIYGGGSNDAFILKFSTNGNRLWGTYYGGISDDKGYQITLLGNYFYIVGFTSSSNNIATSGTHQPSLSGGFDGFIAKFDLLGNRSWGTYYGGTNDDLARAIIINQNASIIISGQTKSTSNIATNGSHQTTIGSYYDGFLAKFNNNGTQIWGTYYGGNGDDYFARKMALDPEFYIYTTGVTESTSNIATSGTHQTTYGGGTDAMVIRFCDQPIIIRNPGDRSKCENDSVEFHVTLDGSGAKYYWYKNGNLISGENDSVLSIMNLQISDSGNYFCIIRSQCLNGSDTSFIAHLSVYPTPNINLGNDTTIYSSQYLLNASYSGASYLWQDNSTDSTFLVTQSGTYWVKASIQNCHTFDTINISMLIPQFTPYPCQDYVWAIPAFSNGDEIARRLIMDTLGNSYITGYCDGSTLKLGKYSLTSKGQDDAFIAKINKKGIVIWAKRFGGSTNDLGKALAFDTLGNIYFFGSFYSNSISFGSTTLSNNGSEDLFLVKLDTHGSIIWAKSFGGSLEEDAYGVSVDQFNNVYIAGRFISSTITFGTQTVTKSGLGDLFFVKLNSSGNTIWVNHIGTNDDDRAIYVLHDNNGDIYISGRFESTSLTFGSTTLTNYGPQGTTDFYLAKYNNSGQFAWVVQAGGNDNDGLFGADIDQYGNIYVTGQYSSSTMTFKSTNSATASISNNGGRDVFMAKYDSTGKISWAKSIGGSLDERGTSISVNDIGSLYLTGYFKSNSVSFDSETLTNKGGSDAFITKYDYSGNVIWAKNIAGTGDEEGRSIKSDNKGNLTLTGWYSSQLLEFNDSISLNNYINNDVFIARIEPVVITSFTQTNLDCESDSSASIDLTIDCGVPPFSYHWSTGDTTEDLSNLPAGKYSVTVTDSMGLKGYEQITINYIEKPLDIGESKLLFSLNDDLIAYYPFDGNTNDQSGNNHNATNHGATLTNGICGQAYSFDGNNDYIETSYHPDFTPEKQSWTLSAWVKVPSSSVGSKKIIEWYRCGVTNCTNQDYAGYQIRFDPSNKIDFRLRNNTTTTVEKITSSISYADNKWHLVTGIYDQEADSIWLYVDKCLVGSKKIADLTISDGGNQIPLEIGRQYSTTNSKSYFEGLIDEARIYNKALKPYEVRSLYHKCKPLGIDVIHALGCSVDSSKITLFNPEYNVSYQLVYETDSSQVSTSKRGLCLDSLLLFTGAQFDTLDIKIIATHVISGCTKILDTTIINHFSPSPIGDFSVNDSSQCFNNNYFYFTNNSSISSGNLSYFWDLGNGTNAYSKDTNYSYQDTGKYIVKLICVSDHNCSDTITKVISIYPDPDVSFNINDSSQCLDNNNFIFTTTSDTSGISFKWFFSDGITSNTLNLTRKFSKTGTYQAKLIATSNFACKDSLTKTFIISDAPPPDFSINDTSQCLYGNDFIFANNTDTSSGNLSFIWRYDDGTNAYSKDGKHSYGSIGGYFVELVVIDKNGCRDSITKAIKVHQGSIADFDTIIDKCSMSVQLVNKSIDASTYYWSFGDGNSSEEENPLHQYSEGGEYEIFLFTDKNIRCSDTTSVLIKVKNINNNIFIPNVFTPNNDGLNDKFKMSSIEYECFPYTLMIFNRWGQKIYDSKDSIGIPIWDGTYKGKLISEGVYYYILIGNNFKRSGTVTLIR, encoded by the coding sequence ATGTTAAAAAATAAATTACCTCTCTTTTTTTTAGTCTTTTTTTTTATGTATTTCAATTCTGCATTTGCAATAAAAAGACCAATACAGAACTCCACATTTATTGAAAATAAAGGACAAATTATTGATCAATTTGGTAAAAACAGAAATGATATTAAATATCTACTTTCAAGTAATAGTTTCTCAGTTCATTTAAAAACAAATAGTTTTAGTTATGAATTTCAAAAAAAAATAAATAATGGAAGTTCAAATGATATAAAAAAGACTTCTTATGAATATCATAGGATAGACATAGAATTGTTAAACTGCAATGTTCAACCTGAGATTATTCCTGTTGGAAAAAATAAAGAATATTTTAATTATTATAATGTTGAATCAAAGCCAAATGGTATTACACATGTAAATACTTATAAAAAAATAATTTATAAAAACATCTATCCAAATATTGATTTGATGTTTTATTCAAAACATGAAAATGACAATTATATTTTCAAATATGATTTCATAATTCATCATGGAGGAGATATTAATTTGATAAAAGTCAAATACAATGGAATGGATAATATTTCTTTAGATGACTCATCCAACTTAGAAATAAAAACTCGTTTTGGAATTATTCAAGAACAAATTCCAATATGCTATACTGAAAGTAATGAAACCATTAATATAAAATTCAGCCTTAGCAAAAATATTGTTTCATATAAAAGTAAAAAAAACATTTATTTACAAACCTTATACATTGACCCAATTGTAAAAAGAGTTTGGGGAACTTATTTCGGTGGAAGTAGAAATGATGTAACCTCGGGTCTTGCAGTAGATAGTAATTCAAATGCAATAATTTGCGGAACAACAATATCATCAAGTAATATAGCAACATCAGGCAGTCATCAAGATACCTTTGGAGGATTTAGAGATGCTTTTGTAGCAAAATTTGACTCAACAGGTACACTATTATGGGCAACATATATTGGAGGAATTTATGAAGACAGAGCTTATGATATCACAACAGATTATGATGATGACATTTACATGACAGGATGGAGCTTAAGTTCAACCAATATTGCAAGTAATGGGGCTTATCAATCAAGTTTAGCAGGAGGAAGAGATGCTTTTATTATAAAATTATACTCCAACGGAACAAGAGCTTGGGGAACATACTTAGGAGGTAATAGTTTTGATGAAGGTGCAGGAATAATGTCTGACTTATCCAAAAATATTTTCGTAGTAGGTTGGACAGAAAGCACTTCAAATCTTGCTACTTCCGGAGCATATCAAACAACTTATGGTGGAGGTTCTAAGGATGCTTTTATATCCAAATCCGATTCATCGGGAAATTTAATATGGTGTACATATTATGGAGGAAATGATTATGAGCGTGCCAGAAAAACTTGTATTGATGATAGTAATAATCTTTTTATTGTCGGACAAACAGGCAGTTCTTCAAGCATTACCACTTCAGGTTCTCACCAGCCTATTTATGGTGGAGGATCAAATGATGCTTTTATTCTAAAGTTTTCCACTAACGGTAACAGACTTTGGGGCACTTACTATGGAGGAATTAGTGATGATAAAGGATATCAAATCACTTTATTAGGAAATTATTTTTATATTGTAGGTTTTACATCAAGTTCAAACAATATTGCAACCTCAGGAACTCATCAGCCATCCCTTTCAGGAGGTTTTGATGGCTTTATTGCAAAATTTGACCTTCTGGGAAATCGTAGCTGGGGAACATATTACGGTGGCACTAATGATGATTTAGCAAGAGCAATTATTATCAATCAAAATGCTAGCATAATAATAAGTGGTCAAACAAAAAGCACTTCAAATATTGCTACAAACGGAAGTCATCAAACTACAATAGGAAGTTATTACGATGGGTTTTTAGCAAAATTCAATAATAATGGCACTCAAATTTGGGGGACATATTATGGTGGAAATGGAGATGATTACTTTGCACGAAAAATGGCATTGGATCCAGAGTTCTATATCTATACTACAGGAGTTACTGAAAGCACCTCAAACATCGCCACATCAGGTACTCATCAAACAACTTATGGAGGAGGTACAGATGCTATGGTTATTAGATTTTGTGACCAGCCAATAATCATCAGAAATCCAGGAGATCGTTCAAAATGCGAAAATGATTCTGTTGAATTTCATGTTACACTTGATGGATCAGGTGCAAAATATTATTGGTATAAAAATGGAAATTTAATATCAGGTGAAAATGACAGTGTCTTATCTATAATGAATCTTCAAATTTCTGATTCGGGAAATTATTTTTGTATTATTAGAAGTCAATGCTTAAATGGAAGTGATACCTCTTTCATAGCTCATTTATCTGTTTATCCCACTCCAAATATTAACCTTGGAAATGATACAACTATTTACAGTTCTCAATACTTATTAAACGCTTCTTATTCCGGTGCTTCATATTTATGGCAAGACAATTCTACCGATTCAACTTTTCTTGTAACACAAAGCGGAACATATTGGGTTAAAGCTTCAATACAAAACTGCCATACTTTTGATACAATTAATATCTCTATGCTTATTCCACAATTTACACCCTACCCTTGCCAAGACTATGTATGGGCAATTCCTGCTTTTAGCAATGGTGACGAAATAGCAAGAAGATTAATAATGGACACATTGGGAAATAGCTATATTACAGGTTATTGCGATGGGAGTACATTGAAATTAGGGAAATACAGTTTGACTTCCAAAGGACAAGACGATGCTTTTATTGCTAAAATTAACAAAAAAGGAATTGTAATTTGGGCTAAAAGATTTGGTGGGTCAACTAATGACCTAGGAAAAGCATTAGCTTTTGATACTTTAGGAAATATTTATTTCTTTGGTTCTTTTTACAGTAACTCAATATCCTTTGGTTCAACAACTTTATCAAACAATGGATCCGAAGATTTATTTCTGGTAAAATTAGACACACACGGAAGCATTATCTGGGCTAAAAGCTTTGGTGGTTCTTTAGAAGAAGATGCTTATGGTGTATCAGTTGACCAATTCAATAACGTTTATATCGCAGGGCGTTTTATCAGTTCAACTATTACATTCGGAACACAAACAGTTACGAAATCAGGGCTTGGTGATTTGTTTTTTGTAAAGCTAAATTCCTCGGGTAATACAATTTGGGTTAATCATATTGGTACTAATGATGATGACAGAGCAATCTATGTTCTTCACGATAATAATGGTGATATTTATATTTCAGGACGTTTTGAAAGTACTTCATTAACATTTGGTAGTACTACATTAACAAATTACGGACCTCAGGGAACTACAGATTTTTATCTTGCTAAATACAACAATTCAGGACAATTTGCATGGGTTGTTCAAGCAGGAGGTAATGATAATGACGGATTATTTGGAGCTGATATTGACCAGTATGGAAATATTTATGTTACAGGACAATATTCAAGTTCTACTATGACATTTAAATCAACTAATTCAGCAACTGCATCTATTTCAAACAATGGAGGAAGAGATGTTTTTATGGCGAAATATGATTCTACAGGTAAAATTAGCTGGGCAAAAAGTATTGGTGGCAGTTTAGATGAAAGAGGAACTTCAATTAGTGTTAATGATATTGGCAGTTTATATTTAACAGGTTATTTTAAAAGCAACTCTGTTTCTTTTGATTCGGAAACTCTAACAAACAAAGGTGGTTCGGATGCTTTTATAACTAAGTACGATTATAGCGGAAATGTTATTTGGGCAAAAAATATTGCAGGAACAGGAGATGAAGAAGGTCGAAGCATTAAATCAGACAATAAGGGAAACTTAACATTAACAGGCTGGTATTCCAGTCAGCTACTTGAATTTAATGACAGTATTAGTTTAAATAATTATATAAATAATGATGTTTTTATTGCCAGAATAGAGCCTGTTGTTATTACATCTTTTACACAAACAAATCTGGATTGTGAAAGTGATAGTTCTGCAAGCATTGACCTTACAATAGATTGCGGGGTTCCTCCATTTTCTTATCATTGGTCAACAGGAGATACCACAGAAGACCTTTCTAATTTACCTGCAGGAAAATATTCTGTAACAGTTACAGATTCAATGGGGCTTAAAGGATATGAACAAATTACAATTAATTACATTGAAAAGCCACTTGATATCGGAGAGTCAAAACTACTTTTTTCACTTAACGATGATTTAATAGCATATTATCCTTTTGATGGAAATACAAATGACCAAAGTGGAAATAATCATAATGCAACAAATCATGGTGCTACTTTAACAAACGGAATTTGTGGGCAAGCATATAGTTTTGATGGCAACAATGATTACATTGAGACATCCTATCATCCGGATTTTACACCGGAAAAACAAAGCTGGACATTATCCGCTTGGGTAAAAGTACCTTCCTCAAGTGTAGGTTCTAAAAAAATTATTGAGTGGTATCGTTGTGGAGTTACAAACTGTACAAATCAAGATTACGCAGGCTATCAAATACGATTTGATCCATCAAATAAAATAGATTTTAGATTAAGAAATAATACAACAACTACAGTAGAAAAAATTACTTCATCTATTTCTTATGCAGATAACAAATGGCACTTGGTTACAGGAATTTACGATCAAGAAGCCGATAGTATCTGGCTGTATGTTGACAAATGCCTTGTTGGTTCAAAAAAAATAGCAGACCTAACAATTTCAGATGGCGGAAATCAAATCCCTCTTGAAATAGGAAGGCAATATAGCACAACCAATTCTAAATCATATTTTGAGGGACTTATTGATGAGGCAAGAATCTATAACAAAGCTTTAAAGCCTTATGAAGTACGCTCCTTGTATCACAAATGTAAACCTCTTGGAATTGATGTTATTCATGCATTAGGATGTTCTGTTGATTCTTCAAAAATTACTTTATTTAATCCTGAATACAACGTTAGCTACCAATTAGTTTATGAAACAGATTCTTCTCAAGTTTCTACTTCTAAAAGAGGATTATGCCTTGACAGTCTCTTGCTTTTTACAGGTGCTCAGTTCGATACATTGGATATAAAAATTATTGCTACTCACGTAATTTCCGGATGTACTAAAATACTTGATACAACAATAATCAATCATTTTTCACCCTCACCTATTGGTGATTTTTCTGTAAACGATTCATCTCAATGTTTTAATAATAATTACTTTTACTTTACAAATAACTCAAGTATTTCCTCCGGAAATTTATCATACTTCTGGGATTTAGGAAATGGTACAAATGCGTATTCAAAAGATACAAATTATAGCTATCAGGATACAGGTAAATATATTGTTAAACTAATTTGTGTTTCAGACCATAACTGTAGCGATACAATTACAAAAGTAATTTCTATATACCCCGACCCTGATGTTAGCTTTAACATCAATGACAGTTCTCAATGCTTAGATAACAACAACTTTATTTTTACAACAACATCAGACACAAGCGGAATATCTTTTAAATGGTTTTTTAGCGATGGTATTACAAGTAACACATTAAATTTAACACGCAAATTTTCTAAAACAGGAACATATCAGGCAAAACTTATTGCTACGTCAAATTTTGCTTGCAAAGATTCTTTAACAAAAACATTTATAATTTCGGATGCACCACCGCCAGATTTTTCAATTAATGATACTTCTCAATGCCTTTATGGCAATGATTTTATTTTTGCAAATAATACAGATACATCATCAGGAAATTTATCTTTTATCTGGCGATATGACGATGGAACAAATGCTTATTCAAAAGATGGGAAACATTCATACGGGAGCATAGGAGGATATTTTGTTGAATTGGTTGTTATTGATAAAAACGGATGCAGAGATTCTATTACAAAAGCAATTAAAGTTCATCAAGGATCAATTGCTGATTTTGATACAATAATTGATAAGTGCTCAATGTCTGTTCAACTTGTAAATAAATCAATTGATGCAAGTACGTACTATTGGTCTTTTGGAGATGGGAATTCCAGCGAGGAAGAAAATCCTCTGCATCAATATTCGGAAGGTGGTGAATATGAAATATTCTTATTTACGGATAAAAATATAAGGTGTTCGGATACTACTTCAGTATTAATAAAAGTAAAAAATATCAACAACAATATTTTTATTCCAAATGTGTTTACGCCAAACAATGATGGTTTGAATGATAAATTCAAAATGTCAAGTATTGAATACGAATGCTTCCCATACACCTTGATGATATTTAATCGTTGGGGACAAAAAATTTATGATTCAAAAGATAGTATTGGAATACCTATTTGGGATGGAACATACAAAGGCAAACTTATTTCGGAAGGTGTTTATTACTATATTTTAATTGGAAATAATTTTAAAAGAAGTGGAACTGTAACTTTGATTCGTTAA
- a CDS encoding YfhO family protein — translation MKEKINLKNFVPHIIAILAFFVIMAFYFSPAMEGKVLKQHDIVMAKSMQSEITDYGKKTDGPILWTNSIFGGMPTYQIWMRYPNNISTHLMRFIKLKFLPAPFGSFFIYFICFYIFMLVLRIRPELAFIGGVAFAFSSYNLINIEAGHITKGLAVGFAPLVLSGIILALRKKYLLGLIITAIALALEIRANHLQITYYLFIMIMILLIVDFVRAFKEKQLPDFFKASVAMLIGLILAISVNITSLWTTQEYSKLTMRGGSDLKEKQKDGEGLEKDYALSWSYGTLESFTLLVPGFSGGASAQALSESSHTFKELVNKGVSQQQARTYIKSMPTYWGAMRSTSGPIYIGSVIIFLFVLGMFIVKDRKKWWLFATAILALFLAMGENFPVLTDLFFKYFPLYNKFRVPMTLLLIVSLSVPILSMLTLEKIVKKDVPLMEFKKALKYSLYGVGSILLVFILFGGSLFSFSGVADQQLAQGDNAWLVDVLKQDRARMLRIDSLRSLIFILLVAGSIYLYYTEKLKIKYFYAIVGLVILIDLVGVGSRYFNKDDFHRKQRRNQEVVAMRASDQAILQDPDINYRVMDLTVNPWNDASPAYYHKFIGGYHGAKLARYQDMIEHHLTPELQALISDLREGKQIDPAKIPVYNMLNTKYFIASAEQRGIIFNKNHLGNAWFIEEIKLAKNPDQEINAMKGFDPDKTAIVDEKFANQFEGFIFKKNDLASIVLTEYHPNHLNYQSNSSTDQIAVFSEIYYSKGWNAYIDGKLVNHFRANYILRAMKVPAGKHNIEFKFEPKSYFIGSKISLTSSIILVLLVIASIFYYQKDYFIKSKVEEIKEGNK, via the coding sequence ATGAAAGAAAAAATAAACCTTAAAAATTTTGTGCCGCATATTATAGCAATTCTTGCTTTTTTTGTGATAATGGCTTTTTATTTTTCACCGGCAATGGAAGGTAAGGTATTGAAACAACACGATATTGTAATGGCTAAAAGTATGCAAAGTGAAATTACAGATTATGGAAAAAAAACAGATGGACCAATTTTGTGGACAAATTCCATTTTTGGCGGAATGCCTACTTATCAAATTTGGATGAGGTATCCTAATAATATTTCAACTCATTTGATGCGTTTTATAAAGTTGAAGTTTTTACCTGCTCCATTCGGTAGTTTCTTTATCTATTTTATTTGTTTCTACATTTTTATGTTGGTTTTACGAATACGTCCTGAGCTTGCTTTTATTGGGGGGGTAGCATTTGCTTTTTCTTCCTATAATTTAATAAATATTGAAGCAGGACATATTACCAAAGGACTTGCTGTCGGTTTTGCTCCTTTAGTACTTAGTGGAATAATTCTCGCTTTACGCAAAAAATATCTGCTCGGATTAATAATAACGGCTATTGCATTAGCCTTGGAAATTAGAGCTAATCACTTACAGATAACCTACTATCTTTTTATAATGATTATGATTTTATTGATTGTTGATTTTGTAAGAGCATTTAAAGAAAAACAACTTCCGGATTTTTTCAAAGCATCTGTAGCTATGTTGATTGGGTTGATTTTAGCTATTTCTGTAAATATTACTTCTTTGTGGACAACACAGGAATATTCAAAACTTACAATGCGTGGTGGCTCAGACCTGAAAGAAAAACAAAAAGATGGTGAAGGACTTGAAAAAGATTACGCCTTAAGTTGGAGTTACGGTACTTTAGAATCATTTACTTTGTTAGTTCCGGGATTTTCAGGTGGTGCGTCTGCTCAAGCTTTGAGTGAAAGTTCTCATACATTTAAAGAACTTGTAAATAAAGGTGTAAGCCAGCAACAAGCAAGAACTTATATAAAATCAATGCCTACTTATTGGGGAGCTATGCGTTCCACTTCAGGTCCAATTTATATTGGCTCAGTAATTATATTTTTGTTTGTACTTGGAATGTTCATTGTTAAAGACAGAAAAAAATGGTGGCTTTTTGCAACTGCTATTTTGGCTTTGTTTTTAGCGATGGGAGAGAATTTTCCTGTACTCACAGATTTGTTTTTTAAATATTTTCCTTTGTATAATAAATTCAGGGTTCCAATGACATTGCTGTTAATTGTTTCATTATCAGTTCCGATATTATCAATGCTTACCTTAGAAAAGATTGTTAAAAAGGATGTACCTTTAATGGAATTTAAAAAGGCATTAAAATATTCGCTTTATGGTGTAGGAAGCATTTTACTTGTTTTTATTCTTTTTGGCGGTTCATTATTTTCATTTTCAGGAGTTGCCGATCAACAATTAGCACAAGGTGATAATGCTTGGCTTGTAGATGTTTTGAAACAAGATAGAGCAAGAATGTTAAGAATAGATTCTCTTAGGTCGTTAATTTTTATTCTTCTCGTTGCGGGTTCTATTTATTTGTACTACACTGAAAAATTAAAAATTAAATATTTTTATGCAATTGTTGGGTTAGTAATTTTGATAGATCTTGTAGGTGTTGGTAGTAGATATTTTAACAAAGATGATTTTCATAGAAAACAAAGAAGGAATCAGGAAGTGGTTGCTATGCGTGCTTCCGACCAAGCTATTTTGCAAGACCCAGATATTAATTATAGGGTAATGGATTTAACTGTTAATCCATGGAATGATGCTTCACCTGCTTACTATCATAAATTTATCGGTGGATATCACGGAGCAAAATTGGCAAGATATCAGGATATGATTGAACATCACTTAACACCTGAATTACAAGCTCTTATTAGTGATTTGAGAGAAGGAAAACAAATTGACCCTGCAAAAATCCCTGTTTATAATATGCTTAACACAAAATATTTTATTGCTTCAGCCGAGCAAAGAGGAATAATATTTAATAAAAATCACCTTGGAAATGCTTGGTTTATTGAAGAAATAAAACTTGCTAAAAACCCTGACCAAGAAATAAATGCTATGAAGGGATTTGACCCTGATAAAACAGCTATTGTTGATGAGAAATTTGCAAATCAGTTTGAAGGTTTTATTTTCAAAAAGAATGATTTAGCCTCAATTGTTCTTACAGAATATCATCCGAATCATCTAAACTATCAATCAAATTCAAGTACTGACCAAATTGCTGTATTTTCTGAAATATATTATTCTAAAGGTTGGAACGCATATATTGATGGTAAATTAGTTAATCATTTTAGAGCAAATTATATTTTGCGAGCTATGAAAGTTCCAGCAGGAAAACATAATATTGAATTTAAGTTTGAACCGAAATCATATTTTATTGGCAGTAAAATTTCTCTTACAAGTTCAATTATTTTAGTCTTACTTGTGATTGCTTCAATTTTTTATTACCAAAAAGATTATTTTATAAAATCCAAAGTTGAGGAAATTAAAGAGGGAAATAAGTAA